In Sphingomonas sp. PAMC26645, one DNA window encodes the following:
- a CDS encoding phosphoserine transaminase — MTDTTYAPATNAPALPATKPARPFFSSGPCAKPPGWSADKLATASLGRSHRSKIGKTRLQYSIDLMRELLNLPDTHRIGIVPGSDTGAYEMAMWTMLGAKPVTALAWESFGEGWVTDAVKQLKIDPTVVRADYGQLPDLDAVDWSNDVLFTWNGTTSGVRVPNADWIPDDREGLSFADATSGVFAYDIDWTKIDVATFSWQKVLGGEGAHGVLILGPRAVERLGMYTPAWPLPKVFRLVSKGKLTEGVFKGETINTPSMLAVEDAIFSLEWAKSLGEDGLIKRSDANAAALDKIVAERDWLGHLAVDPATRSKTSVCLTVEGADEALIKAMASALEKAGAAYDVAGYRDAPPGLRIWCGATVDTADIEALGPWLDWAYATAKVA; from the coding sequence ATGACTGATACGACCTACGCACCCGCTACAAATGCGCCTGCACTGCCCGCTACGAAGCCGGCACGTCCCTTTTTCAGCTCCGGTCCCTGTGCGAAACCTCCGGGTTGGTCCGCGGACAAGCTCGCCACCGCCTCGCTCGGTCGCTCGCATCGCTCGAAGATCGGCAAGACCCGTCTGCAGTACAGCATCGACCTGATGCGCGAACTGCTGAATCTCCCCGACACGCACCGCATCGGCATCGTCCCCGGCTCCGACACCGGCGCGTACGAGATGGCGATGTGGACGATGCTGGGCGCCAAGCCCGTCACCGCGCTCGCGTGGGAAAGCTTCGGCGAGGGCTGGGTCACGGATGCCGTGAAGCAGCTCAAGATCGATCCGACCGTCGTACGCGCCGATTACGGCCAGCTGCCCGATCTGGACGCGGTCGACTGGTCGAACGACGTGCTGTTCACGTGGAACGGCACCACCAGCGGCGTGCGCGTGCCGAACGCGGACTGGATCCCGGACGACCGCGAGGGTCTCTCGTTCGCCGATGCGACGTCGGGCGTATTTGCGTACGATATCGACTGGACGAAGATCGATGTGGCCACCTTCTCGTGGCAGAAGGTGCTCGGAGGCGAGGGCGCACACGGGGTGCTGATCCTCGGGCCGCGCGCGGTCGAGCGGCTCGGGATGTACACTCCCGCCTGGCCTTTGCCGAAGGTGTTCCGCCTCGTCTCGAAGGGCAAGCTCACCGAGGGCGTGTTCAAGGGCGAGACGATCAACACGCCGTCGATGCTGGCCGTAGAGGATGCGATCTTCAGCCTCGAATGGGCGAAGTCGCTTGGCGAAGACGGCTTGATCAAGCGGTCGGACGCGAATGCTGCGGCTTTGGACAAGATCGTGGCGGAGCGCGATTGGCTCGGCCATCTGGCGGTCGATCCGGCGACGCGGTCGAAGACCAGCGTGTGCCTCACGGTCGAGGGTGCGGACGAGGCGCTGATCAAGGCGATGGCGTCGGCGCTCGAAAAGGCCGGCGCGGCGTATGACGTGGCGGGTTACCGCGACGCGCCTCCGGGCTTGCGGATCTGGTGCGGCGCGACCGTTGATACCGCCGATATCGAGGCGCTCGGCCCCTGGCTCGACTGGGCCTACGCGACTGCCAAGGTCGCTTAA
- a CDS encoding extensin family protein encodes MTEWVVVATLALTLAGCGRADRPTAPTKTRPNLSVPSNRETAQCLADLRELHVSFQVLPDREIGPGCGLNGTVKLVDIGVPVANLTAVRCGAARAFIGWTRNAVAPAAYQMLGSELARVDSMGSYACRNVVGSTRGPTRRSGHAIANAIDIGGFVLKDGRRITVLNDWNSADPQVRQFLQTIRASACKRFGTVLSPDYNAAHRNHLHLEDDHANFCR; translated from the coding sequence ATGACGGAGTGGGTGGTAGTAGCGACTCTCGCACTGACTTTAGCCGGCTGCGGACGCGCCGACCGCCCCACGGCACCGACCAAGACTCGCCCCAATCTGTCCGTCCCGAGCAACCGCGAAACCGCGCAGTGTCTCGCCGACCTGCGCGAGTTGCACGTGTCCTTCCAGGTCCTGCCCGACCGCGAGATCGGCCCTGGTTGTGGGCTCAATGGCACCGTGAAGCTCGTCGATATCGGCGTACCTGTTGCCAATCTCACCGCGGTACGTTGCGGTGCCGCGCGGGCGTTCATCGGCTGGACGCGCAATGCGGTCGCGCCGGCCGCGTACCAGATGCTTGGCAGCGAACTCGCGAGGGTCGACAGCATGGGAAGCTACGCGTGCCGCAACGTGGTCGGCTCGACGCGCGGTCCCACCCGCCGCTCGGGCCACGCGATCGCCAACGCGATCGATATCGGCGGGTTCGTACTGAAGGACGGACGGCGAATCACCGTGCTGAACGACTGGAACTCGGCCGATCCGCAGGTTCGGCAATTCCTCCAGACGATCCGCGCGTCGGCCTGCAAGCGGTTCGGCACGGTGCTTAGCCCCGACTACAACGCCGCGCATCGCAACCACCTCCATCTCGAAGACGATCACGCCAATTTCTGCCGCTAG
- a CDS encoding endonuclease domain-containing protein: protein MKVDDLLLDRAKRMRRKPTLAEAKLWRHLRDRQIANTKFTRQFVIGPYVADFAARDAKLVIEVDGDTHSDQARDASRTDWLQRQGYRVIRFSNADIMSGMDGVWHVISAALTAESAK from the coding sequence GTGAAGGTTGACGACCTATTGCTGGATCGCGCCAAGCGGATGCGGCGCAAGCCTACTCTGGCAGAGGCGAAACTCTGGCGCCACCTCCGTGACCGGCAGATCGCCAACACTAAATTCACCCGCCAGTTCGTCATCGGCCCCTACGTCGCCGACTTTGCCGCCCGCGACGCGAAACTCGTCATCGAGGTTGACGGCGATACGCATAGTGACCAAGCGCGCGACGCAAGCCGAACGGATTGGCTCCAACGACAGGGATATCGCGTGATACGGTTCAGCAACGCCGACATCATGTCCGGGATGGACGGGGTCTGGCACGTTATATCGGCAGCTCTCACAGCGGAGTCTGCAAAGTGA
- a CDS encoding HAMP domain-containing sensor histidine kinase, with product MILIAAVWIGVLLSGGGFALDRVLSAAVTRNFDDQLEYVLRSLLNSSEIGPDGEVIFSREAAADQRFVEPYSGLYWQVSGKGREDFPSRSLWDRRLAFGGTHDDRNAHFYDSTQFPDEKLRVVERDAVIPGSKVHWRFQVAQSRDGLDAQITTLRRTLVRSFALLALGLIVMAALQTFYGLWPLRRVREEIARMRAGQSNRVSSAMPVEVAPMVEELNALIEHNERQAEEARRHAGNLAHALKTPLTVIMNAATAQSDDLADTVIREARTMRRQVDHHLARARAVGRRGSAHSRADVWPSLESVERAVGRLYRHVRIDVTGPRGLQVHVERQDLDEMLGNLIENAAKYGGGSVFVTVGAQSGFVEFLVEDDGVGIPEEERVRIFDRGVRLDTGKPGTGLGLAIVRDVAEIYEGTVALEESEDLGGLLVRLRLPAAN from the coding sequence ATGATCCTGATCGCGGCGGTGTGGATCGGCGTGCTGCTCAGCGGCGGCGGGTTCGCGCTCGACCGGGTGCTGTCGGCGGCGGTGACGCGTAATTTCGACGACCAGCTGGAATATGTGCTGCGGTCGCTGCTCAATTCGTCCGAGATCGGCCCCGACGGCGAAGTGATCTTCTCGCGCGAGGCGGCGGCCGACCAGCGGTTCGTCGAGCCGTATTCAGGGCTTTACTGGCAGGTGTCGGGCAAGGGTCGCGAGGATTTCCCGTCGCGTTCGCTATGGGATCGGCGGCTCGCGTTCGGCGGAACGCATGACGACCGCAACGCGCATTTCTACGACAGCACGCAGTTTCCGGACGAGAAGCTTCGCGTCGTCGAGCGGGACGCGGTGATCCCCGGGTCGAAGGTGCATTGGCGGTTCCAGGTGGCGCAGAGCCGCGACGGGCTCGATGCGCAGATCACGACGTTGCGGCGGACGCTGGTGCGCAGTTTCGCGCTACTCGCGCTCGGTCTGATCGTGATGGCGGCGCTGCAGACGTTCTACGGGCTGTGGCCGCTGCGGCGGGTGCGCGAGGAGATCGCGCGGATGCGGGCGGGTCAGTCGAACCGCGTGTCGAGCGCGATGCCGGTCGAGGTCGCGCCGATGGTCGAGGAACTGAACGCGCTGATCGAGCATAACGAGCGGCAGGCGGAGGAGGCGCGGCGGCATGCTGGCAACCTCGCGCACGCGCTGAAGACGCCGCTGACGGTGATCATGAACGCGGCGACGGCGCAGTCGGACGACCTCGCCGACACGGTCATCCGCGAGGCGCGGACGATGCGGCGGCAGGTCGACCATCACCTTGCGCGGGCGCGGGCGGTCGGGCGGCGTGGGTCGGCGCACAGCCGCGCCGACGTGTGGCCGAGCCTGGAGTCGGTCGAGCGCGCAGTCGGTCGGCTGTATCGGCACGTCCGGATCGACGTGACCGGGCCGCGTGGGTTGCAGGTCCATGTCGAGCGGCAGGATCTCGACGAGATGCTCGGCAATTTGATCGAGAACGCCGCGAAATATGGTGGCGGTAGCGTGTTCGTGACGGTCGGCGCGCAGTCGGGCTTCGTCGAGTTTTTGGTCGAGGACGACGGGGTCGGCATTCCGGAAGAGGAGCGGGTGAGGATCTTCGATCGGGGTGTGCGGCTGGATACGGGCAAGCCGGGGACGGGGCTCGGGCTGGCGATCGTGCGTGATGTGGCGGAGATCTACGAGGGGACGGTTGCGCTCGAGGAGAGCGAGGATCTTGGTGGGTTGCTGGTGCGGTTGCGGTTGCCGGCTGCTAACTGA
- a CDS encoding TIGR00730 family Rossman fold protein translates to MTDTRVPSRVFPNASQDAESARDSVSTPQTQHPHYRLAFQDMDFLLREDLRPVRFQLELLKTELVLDEAKIGSTFVFYGSARIPEPSKAQALLKLATDEKSKKIAERLVEKSKYYDVARELAAKVSVLPRDERGWRQFVVCSGGGPSIMEAANRGADDVGAESIGLNIVLPHEQAPNPYVTPSLSVQFHYFALRKMHFLLHARALAAFPGGFGTFDELFELLTLIQTGKIQPIPVLLFGRQFWERVVNFDALVEEGVVSEKDLGIFRYVETADEAWDAVQSFYRERAEKEAAEG, encoded by the coding sequence ATGACCGATACACGAGTACCATCGCGCGTTTTTCCGAACGCCAGCCAGGATGCCGAGTCCGCCCGCGACTCCGTTTCCACACCCCAGACGCAGCACCCGCATTACCGGCTCGCCTTCCAGGACATGGATTTCCTGTTGCGCGAAGACCTGCGGCCGGTGCGGTTCCAGCTCGAACTGCTGAAGACCGAACTCGTCCTCGACGAGGCGAAGATCGGCTCGACCTTCGTGTTCTACGGCTCCGCGCGTATTCCCGAGCCGTCGAAGGCGCAGGCGTTGTTGAAGCTCGCCACCGATGAGAAGTCGAAGAAGATCGCCGAGCGGCTGGTCGAGAAGTCGAAATATTACGACGTCGCGCGTGAGTTGGCCGCCAAGGTCAGCGTGTTGCCGCGCGACGAGCGTGGCTGGCGGCAGTTCGTGGTATGTTCGGGCGGCGGTCCGTCGATCATGGAAGCCGCCAACCGCGGGGCTGACGACGTCGGGGCCGAGTCGATCGGGCTGAACATCGTCCTGCCGCACGAGCAGGCGCCGAACCCGTACGTCACGCCGTCGCTGTCGGTGCAGTTCCACTATTTCGCGCTGCGCAAGATGCACTTCCTGCTCCACGCCCGCGCGCTCGCTGCGTTTCCGGGTGGGTTCGGGACGTTCGACGAGCTGTTCGAGCTGCTGACGCTGATCCAGACGGGCAAGATTCAGCCGATCCCGGTGCTGCTGTTCGGGCGTCAATTCTGGGAGCGGGTCGTGAACTTCGACGCGCTGGTCGAGGAAGGCGTCGTCAGCGAGAAGGACCTGGGGATCTTCCGCTACGTCGAGACCGCCGACGAGGCCTGGGACGCGGTGCAGTCGTTCTACCGCGAGCGGGCGGAGAAGGAAGCCGCCGAGGGCTGA
- a CDS encoding prephenate dehydratase: MENFAAPARPIVARMTEAAVADPARAVAFQGAPGANSHVAAVEAFPDGLPLPCFDFSDAIDAVKDGRADCAIIPIENSLHGRVADIHFLLPESGLVITGEHFLPIRHALMACGPRDGIRKAMSHPQALGQCRHWLKAHGIEPVSYPDTAGAAAVVAELGDPAIAALAPPAAAALYGLDLLATDIADADHNTTRFVVLARGGKPPAAQEPVGGEWMTTLIFEVKNVPAALYKAVGGFATNGVNITKLESYQRNGSFSATEFYADVVGKPGDANLDHALEELGFHSKWLRVLGTYRQARSRG, translated from the coding sequence ATGGAAAACTTCGCCGCACCCGCCCGCCCGATCGTCGCGCGGATGACCGAGGCCGCCGTCGCCGACCCTGCGCGCGCCGTCGCGTTCCAGGGCGCGCCAGGCGCGAACAGCCATGTCGCCGCGGTCGAGGCGTTCCCCGATGGCCTGCCCCTGCCCTGTTTCGATTTCTCCGACGCGATCGACGCGGTGAAGGACGGCCGCGCCGATTGCGCGATCATCCCGATCGAGAATTCGCTCCATGGCCGCGTCGCCGACATCCATTTCCTGCTCCCCGAATCGGGCCTCGTCATCACCGGCGAGCATTTCCTGCCGATCCGCCACGCGCTGATGGCCTGCGGCCCACGCGACGGCATCCGCAAGGCGATGAGCCATCCGCAGGCGCTCGGGCAGTGCCGCCATTGGCTGAAGGCACACGGGATCGAGCCGGTGAGCTATCCCGATACCGCGGGCGCGGCGGCAGTGGTGGCGGAGTTGGGCGACCCGGCGATCGCCGCACTCGCACCGCCTGCCGCGGCCGCGCTATATGGTCTCGATCTGCTCGCGACCGACATCGCCGATGCGGATCACAACACGACGCGGTTCGTCGTGCTGGCACGCGGCGGCAAGCCTCCCGCGGCGCAGGAGCCGGTCGGCGGCGAGTGGATGACCACGCTGATCTTCGAAGTGAAGAACGTCCCCGCCGCACTCTACAAGGCGGTCGGCGGCTTCGCGACCAACGGCGTGAACATCACCAAGCTCGAAAGCTATCAGCGCAACGGCAGCTTCTCCGCGACGGAATTCTATGCGGACGTGGTCGGCAAGCCGGGCGACGCTAACCTCGACCATGCGCTGGAGGAACTGGGGTTCCATTCGAAATGGCTGCGCGTGCTGGGGACGTATCGGCAGGCGAGATCGCGGGGGTGA
- a CDS encoding ABC-F family ATP-binding cassette domain-containing protein, producing MAAPILAFEGLGLVQGSGWLFRNLDIHIGPRDRLALIGRNGAGKTTLLKLLGGSVQADEGRRTIVPGTRVVILEQEPDLRGFATLRDYVMAGDDAPVNYEADSIADQLGIDLSREAASASGGERRRAAIVRALSQDPDVLLLDEPTNHLDIGAIEWIEDWLKRFRGAFVVISHDRTFLTRLTKQTLWLDRGAIRRAEIGFGGFEAWTEQVYAEEQRQAEKLDARLKLEEHWLLRGVTGRRKRNQGRLTKLHEMRAERASMIGPQGSANLTTASDDTKSKVVIDAKNVTKVYGDRTIIGDLTLRVTRGDRIGIVGRNGAGKSTLLKLLTGEIQPDSGSIKLAQTLDAVVIDQQRSLMAPEKTVREVVVDGGEWIDVLGVRKHIHGYLKDFLFDPNMVDAKIGSLSGGERSRLLLAREFAKPSNLLVLDEPTNDLDLETLDLLQEVIGDYDGTVLIVSHDRDFLDRTVTITLGLDGSGTVDVVAGGYEDWEKRRVSTTTGKRASKKVAATAPVAAAPRAKLTYKDQRDYEMLPKRIEELDAQMAADAVKLAKPDLYMRDNATFAKLTKAMDAARAEKEAAELRWLELAEMVEGTS from the coding sequence ATGGCAGCACCAATCTTAGCATTCGAAGGCCTCGGACTCGTCCAGGGCTCGGGATGGCTCTTTCGCAATCTCGACATCCATATCGGACCGCGCGACCGGCTCGCGCTGATCGGCCGCAACGGCGCCGGCAAGACGACCTTGCTCAAACTGCTCGGCGGCAGCGTCCAGGCGGACGAGGGACGCAGGACGATCGTCCCCGGCACCCGCGTCGTCATCCTCGAACAAGAGCCCGATCTGCGCGGCTTCGCGACGTTGCGCGATTACGTGATGGCGGGCGACGATGCGCCGGTGAACTACGAAGCGGATTCGATCGCCGACCAGCTCGGCATCGACCTGTCGCGCGAGGCGGCTTCCGCGTCGGGCGGCGAGCGGCGTCGCGCGGCGATCGTCCGCGCGCTGTCGCAGGACCCCGACGTGCTGCTGCTCGACGAGCCGACCAACCATCTCGACATCGGTGCGATCGAATGGATCGAGGACTGGCTCAAGCGCTTCCGCGGTGCGTTCGTCGTGATCAGCCATGACCGCACCTTCCTGACTCGGCTCACCAAGCAGACGCTGTGGCTCGATCGCGGTGCGATCCGGCGCGCGGAAATCGGTTTCGGCGGGTTCGAGGCCTGGACCGAGCAGGTCTATGCCGAGGAACAGCGCCAGGCCGAGAAGCTCGACGCGCGGCTCAAGCTGGAGGAGCATTGGCTGCTTCGCGGCGTCACCGGGCGGCGCAAGCGCAATCAGGGCCGCCTCACCAAGCTGCACGAGATGCGCGCCGAACGCGCCTCGATGATCGGGCCGCAGGGCTCGGCGAACCTGACGACCGCCAGCGACGACACGAAGTCGAAGGTCGTGATTGACGCCAAGAACGTCACCAAGGTCTACGGCGACCGCACGATCATCGGCGACCTGACGCTCCGTGTAACGCGGGGCGACCGCATCGGCATCGTAGGCCGTAACGGCGCGGGCAAGTCGACCTTGCTCAAGCTGCTGACCGGCGAGATCCAGCCCGACAGCGGCTCGATTAAGCTGGCCCAAACCCTGGATGCGGTCGTGATCGACCAGCAACGCAGCCTGATGGCGCCCGAGAAGACGGTGCGCGAAGTCGTCGTCGACGGCGGCGAATGGATCGACGTGCTCGGCGTGCGCAAGCACATCCACGGCTATCTGAAGGACTTCCTGTTCGACCCGAACATGGTCGACGCGAAGATCGGCTCGCTGTCGGGTGGCGAACGCTCGCGCCTGCTGCTGGCACGCGAGTTCGCCAAGCCGTCCAACCTGCTGGTGCTCGACGAGCCGACCAACGATCTCGATCTCGAGACGCTCGACCTGTTGCAAGAAGTGATCGGCGATTACGACGGCACCGTGCTGATCGTCAGCCATGACCGCGACTTCCTTGACCGCACCGTGACGATCACGCTCGGTCTCGACGGTTCGGGCACGGTCGACGTGGTCGCGGGCGGCTACGAGGATTGGGAAAAGCGTCGCGTGTCGACGACCACAGGCAAGCGCGCTTCGAAGAAGGTCGCGGCGACCGCCCCTGTCGCTGCCGCCCCCCGCGCGAAACTGACCTACAAGGACCAGCGCGACTATGAAATGCTGCCGAAGCGAATCGAGGAACTCGACGCGCAGATGGCAGCCGATGCGGTCAAGCTGGCGAAGCCCGACCTCTACATGCGCGACAATGCGACGTTCGCGAAGCTGACCAAGGCGATGGATGCTGCCCGCGCCGAAAAGGAGGCCGCCGAGCTGCGTTGGCTCGAGCTTGCAGAAATGGTTGAAGGCACATCTTGA
- the serA gene encoding phosphoglycerate dehydrogenase, translating into MPKVLISDKMDPRAAQIFRERGVEVDEITGKTPAELMAIIGEYDGLAIRSSTKVTKEILEHATNLKVVGRAGIGVDNVDIPAASAKGVVVMNTPFGNSITTAEHAIALMFALARQLPEADASTQAGKWEKNRFMGVELTSKTLGLIGAGNIGSIVADRARGLKMKVVAFDPFLTPERAIEIGVEKVTLDELLARADFITLHTPLTDQTRNILSAEALAKTKKGVRIINCARGGLIDEVALKAALDSGQVGGAALDVFVEEPAKASPLFNTPNFVSTPHLGASTTEAQVNVAIQVAEQMADFLMSGGVTNALNMPSLSAEEAPKLKPYMALAEKLGSLVGQLTTGAVSRISVHTEGAAADLNAKPIVSAVLAGYLQTQTATVNMVNAPVLARERGLEVREVRTEREADYHTLLRVSVKTEDGERSVAGTLFGDSAPRLVELLGIKIEADLAGPMLYVVNEDAPGFIGRLGTALGEAGVNIGTFHLGRRSAGGEAVLLLSVDEAVTPDLLTKVRALPGVKTAMGLNF; encoded by the coding sequence ATGCCAAAAGTCCTCATTTCCGACAAAATGGATCCCCGTGCGGCGCAGATCTTCCGCGAGCGCGGGGTCGAGGTCGACGAGATCACCGGCAAGACGCCCGCCGAGCTGATGGCGATCATCGGCGAGTATGACGGCCTCGCGATCCGCAGCTCAACCAAGGTGACCAAGGAAATCCTCGAGCACGCCACCAACCTCAAGGTCGTCGGCCGCGCAGGCATCGGCGTCGACAACGTCGACATTCCCGCCGCGTCGGCGAAGGGCGTGGTCGTGATGAACACGCCGTTCGGCAACTCGATCACTACCGCCGAGCACGCGATCGCGCTGATGTTCGCGCTCGCCCGGCAACTCCCGGAAGCCGACGCCTCGACGCAGGCCGGCAAGTGGGAGAAGAACCGCTTCATGGGCGTCGAGCTGACGTCGAAGACGCTCGGCCTGATCGGCGCGGGCAATATTGGTTCGATCGTCGCCGACCGTGCACGTGGCCTCAAGATGAAGGTCGTCGCGTTCGATCCGTTCCTGACGCCCGAGCGCGCGATCGAGATCGGCGTCGAGAAGGTCACGCTCGACGAGCTGCTCGCGCGCGCCGACTTCATCACGCTGCACACGCCACTGACCGACCAGACGCGCAACATCCTGTCGGCCGAGGCGCTCGCCAAGACCAAGAAGGGGGTGCGCATCATCAACTGCGCACGCGGCGGCCTGATCGACGAGGTCGCGCTGAAGGCGGCGCTCGATTCGGGGCAGGTCGGCGGCGCCGCACTCGACGTGTTCGTCGAGGAACCCGCCAAGGCATCGCCGCTGTTCAACACGCCCAACTTCGTCAGCACGCCGCATCTCGGCGCGTCGACGACCGAAGCGCAGGTCAACGTCGCGATCCAGGTTGCCGAGCAGATGGCCGATTTCCTGATGTCGGGCGGCGTCACGAATGCGCTCAACATGCCTTCGCTGTCGGCCGAGGAGGCGCCGAAGCTGAAGCCGTACATGGCGCTGGCGGAGAAGCTTGGGTCGCTGGTCGGTCAGTTGACGACGGGCGCGGTGTCGCGGATCTCGGTGCATACCGAAGGTGCTGCGGCGGATCTGAACGCGAAGCCGATCGTGAGCGCGGTGCTCGCCGGCTATCTCCAGACGCAGACCGCGACCGTCAACATGGTCAACGCGCCGGTGCTGGCGCGGGAGCGTGGTCTTGAGGTGCGTGAGGTCCGCACCGAGCGTGAGGCGGATTACCACACGCTGCTGCGCGTTTCGGTGAAGACCGAGGATGGCGAGCGGTCTGTTGCCGGCACGTTGTTTGGCGATTCGGCGCCGCGGTTGGTGGAACTGCTGGGGATCAAGATCGAGGCCGATCTGGCGGGGCCGATGCTGTACGTCGTCAACGAGGATGCGCCGGGGTTCATCGGTCGTCTCGGGACGGCGCTTGGCGAGGCTGGGGTGAATATCGGGACGTTCCACCTCGGGCGTCGGTCGGCGGGCGGCGAGGCTGTGCTGCTCCTCTCGGTCGACGAAGCCGTGACGCCCGACCTGCTCACCAAGGTCCGCGCGCTGCCAGGCGTGAAGACCGCAATGGGCCTCAACTTCTAA
- a CDS encoding response regulator transcription factor encodes MRVLIVEDEPNLGQQLKNTLEGAGYAIDLAVDGEEGHFLGSTENYDAVVLDLGLPEIDGLTVLDRWRKEGKTMPVLVLTARDSWSDKVAGLDAGADDYVAKPFQSEELIARLRALIRRASGNASSELTAGDIRLDTRSGKVTRAGEPVKLTAQEYKLLSYLLHHKGKVVSRTELIEHIYDQDFDRDSNTIEVFVTRIRKKLGQDVITTIRGLGYSLEDPDA; translated from the coding sequence ATGCGCGTTCTGATCGTCGAGGACGAGCCGAATCTCGGCCAGCAATTGAAGAATACTCTGGAAGGGGCCGGCTATGCGATCGACCTCGCGGTCGATGGCGAGGAAGGGCATTTCCTTGGCTCCACCGAGAATTACGACGCGGTCGTGCTCGATCTCGGGCTGCCCGAGATCGACGGGCTGACCGTGCTCGATCGGTGGCGCAAGGAGGGCAAGACGATGCCCGTGCTGGTGCTGACCGCGCGCGACAGCTGGTCGGACAAGGTCGCGGGCCTAGATGCGGGCGCGGACGATTACGTCGCCAAGCCGTTCCAGAGCGAGGAGCTGATCGCGCGTCTTCGTGCGCTGATCCGTCGTGCTTCGGGCAATGCTTCGTCCGAGCTGACTGCGGGTGACATTCGCCTCGACACGCGCAGCGGCAAGGTGACGCGCGCCGGCGAGCCGGTGAAGCTGACCGCGCAGGAATACAAGCTGCTGAGCTACCTGCTGCATCACAAGGGCAAGGTCGTCAGCCGTACCGAGCTGATCGAGCATATCTACGACCAGGATTTCGATCGCGATTCGAACACGATCGAGGTCTTCGTGACGCGGATCCGCAAGAAGCTTGGCCAGGACGTGATCACGACGATCCGCGGGCTCGGCTATAGCCTCGAAGATCCGGACGCCTGA
- a CDS encoding cytochrome c family protein, producing MDNRTNTIAGWVLAGCGAALGLSIVGGMMFHGERPEKMGYAIEGVVAEGGEGAAAEVPIASLLPTADAAKGAEVFKKCAACHTINQGGANGVGPNLYGTVGEEIAKGKAGYAFSSALAGIGGKWDFDKLNAWLTSPRKFAPGTKMTFAGLGNAQDRANVILYLNQQGSNLPLPAAPAAGAAPAAGKDAAAKDQPATANAAEAAATEGAPTADIANTGTPASGAPSVDPEAARKGARSEK from the coding sequence ATGGACAATCGGACCAATACGATCGCCGGCTGGGTGCTCGCAGGCTGTGGTGCGGCGCTCGGGCTGTCGATCGTCGGCGGGATGATGTTCCACGGCGAGCGTCCCGAGAAGATGGGCTATGCGATCGAGGGCGTCGTCGCGGAGGGCGGCGAAGGTGCCGCCGCCGAAGTGCCGATCGCCTCGTTGCTGCCGACCGCCGACGCCGCCAAGGGCGCCGAAGTGTTCAAGAAGTGCGCCGCCTGCCACACGATCAACCAGGGTGGCGCGAACGGCGTCGGCCCGAACCTGTACGGCACGGTCGGCGAGGAGATCGCCAAGGGCAAGGCCGGGTACGCTTTCTCGTCGGCGCTGGCCGGGATCGGCGGCAAGTGGGACTTCGACAAGCTGAACGCGTGGCTGACCTCGCCGCGCAAGTTCGCGCCGGGGACGAAGATGACGTTCGCCGGGCTCGGCAATGCGCAGGACCGGGCGAACGTGATCCTGTATCTGAACCAGCAGGGTTCGAACCTGCCGTTGCCGGCGGCGCCTGCGGCTGGCGCTGCTCCGGCGGCTGGCAAGGATGCTGCGGCGAAGGATCAGCCGGCGACGGCGAATGCGGCGGAAGCGGCGGCTACAGAAGGTGCGCCGACTGCGGACATCGCCAACACCGGAACGCCCGCTTCGGGTGCGCCGTCGGTCGATCCGGAAGCAGCCCGCAAGGGCGCCCGCTCGGAAAAGTAG